One Prodigiosinella aquatilis DNA window includes the following coding sequences:
- a CDS encoding TIGR00730 family Rossman fold protein — MLNFGVFCGSSIGNNAIYRQKTEHLINYLVGKECNIVYGGGKVGLMGLVADTTIKNNGIITGVMPKHLVDKEIAHTQLTKLIVTDDMHQRKSKMAELADAFIALPGGAGTLDEIIEQWTWSQLGIHNKPCILYNVNGYFTAFIDFLQKVVGDGFMKKDYLDMLIISEDPQDILEKAMTYMPPQTKWQK; from the coding sequence ATGTTGAACTTCGGCGTATTTTGTGGTTCATCCATTGGTAATAATGCTATTTATCGTCAAAAAACAGAGCATTTAATTAATTATTTAGTCGGGAAAGAGTGCAATATCGTCTATGGCGGCGGGAAAGTAGGATTAATGGGCTTAGTGGCTGACACAACGATAAAAAACAATGGGATTATTACCGGTGTCATGCCAAAGCATCTGGTAGATAAGGAAATTGCGCACACCCAACTCACTAAACTTATCGTTACTGATGATATGCATCAGCGTAAATCAAAAATGGCCGAATTAGCGGATGCTTTCATTGCATTACCAGGTGGCGCCGGAACCTTGGATGAGATTATTGAACAGTGGACCTGGTCTCAGTTAGGCATTCATAATAAGCCCTGCATTTTATATAACGTCAATGGTTATTTCACCGCGTTTATCGATTTCCTGCAAAAAGTGGTCGGTGACGGTTTTATGAAAAAAGACTATCTCGATATGCTTATTATTTCAGAGGATCCACAGGATATTCTGGAAAAAGCAATGACCTATATGCCACCACAGACTAAATGGCAGAAATAA
- a CDS encoding IclR family transcriptional regulator, translating to MPIIQSVERALRILDLFNEYDIELKITDISTKMGLHKSTLHSLLKTMQMMGYIDQNSENGKYRLGMKLVERGNLLINSIDIREKARSYLLDLSSQTGQTTHLAILDGKEGVYIDKVEGKLAVITFSRIGRRLPIHATAIGKALLAFNSEQDINALLKDYVFTRQTPNTIIDRDAYLKELELVRQNGYALDNQENEQGVRCISVPIWNHSRQIIAAISMSTLTNRVTDAEINDYIVLLKAAAKALSQHLGYNDANG from the coding sequence ATGCCAATCATTCAATCGGTAGAACGCGCTTTACGTATTCTGGATCTTTTTAATGAATACGATATTGAACTCAAGATTACGGATATCAGCACCAAAATGGGCTTACACAAGAGCACATTGCACTCTCTGCTGAAAACGATGCAAATGATGGGTTATATCGATCAGAACAGCGAAAATGGCAAATACCGGTTGGGAATGAAGTTGGTCGAACGTGGCAATTTGCTGATTAACTCCATTGATATTCGTGAAAAAGCGCGCAGCTACTTATTGGATTTATCCTCACAAACCGGCCAGACCACACACCTTGCCATCCTTGATGGTAAAGAAGGTGTTTATATCGATAAGGTAGAGGGCAAATTAGCAGTAATTACGTTTTCCCGTATTGGCCGACGCCTGCCTATTCACGCTACGGCAATAGGTAAAGCATTGTTGGCGTTTAATTCCGAACAGGACATTAATGCTCTGCTGAAAGATTATGTTTTTACCCGCCAGACACCCAATACCATTATTGATCGTGACGCTTATCTGAAAGAGCTGGAACTTGTCCGCCAGAATGGTTATGCGCTGGATAATCAGGAGAATGAACAAGGCGTTAGATGTATTTCAGTACCGATATGGAATCATTCACGTCAGATTATCGCCGCCATCAGTATGTCCACGCTGACCAATCGTGTGACCGATGCAGAAATCAACGACTATATTGTGTTGCTGAAAGCAGCGGCCAAAGCGCTTTCCCAGCACCTCGGCTACAATGACGCTAACGGTTGA
- a CDS encoding glycosyltransferase, with the protein MKIGIVVVWYKPTLEQINNMKNIVGNNQFKICIVDNTPDVDNVFYFNELLANGNNYYIYNGNKGGIAGGFNRGAEKLFEDGNVDYFFTMDQDSSLISDFFLGMYSFCKEKKSEISCPNFYDRNAKVYGSFVLLTPYFYKISTDGTTNFCISSGMCISRRAWELVGPFDESLIIDHVDTAFALKALVFGFIIKVNYDECLNHAIGEREVHKLFGITVKPNHHNYIRKYYIVRNGFYLSFKYFKETKGYFNLNVLRVMHEFVSVIFYEKDKIRKIKYMLKGLLDAVRGKLGDIK; encoded by the coding sequence ATGAAGATAGGAATTGTTGTTGTATGGTATAAGCCTACACTAGAACAAATCAATAATATGAAGAATATTGTAGGCAACAATCAATTTAAAATATGTATTGTTGATAATACACCAGATGTGGATAATGTTTTTTATTTTAATGAGTTGTTAGCGAACGGAAATAATTATTATATATATAATGGAAACAAAGGCGGTATTGCTGGAGGCTTTAATCGTGGGGCGGAAAAGTTATTTGAAGATGGCAATGTAGATTATTTCTTCACTATGGATCAGGATTCCTCTCTAATTTCTGACTTTTTCCTGGGAATGTATTCATTCTGTAAAGAGAAAAAATCAGAGATATCCTGCCCTAATTTTTATGATAGAAATGCTAAGGTCTATGGCAGTTTTGTTTTATTGACTCCCTATTTTTATAAAATATCTACAGATGGCACTACGAACTTCTGTATCTCCTCTGGGATGTGTATTTCTCGTCGTGCATGGGAGCTGGTAGGTCCATTTGATGAGTCATTAATAATAGATCATGTTGATACAGCATTTGCTCTAAAGGCATTAGTATTTGGGTTTATTATAAAGGTTAATTATGATGAATGTCTTAACCATGCCATTGGGGAAAGAGAGGTTCATAAGTTATTTGGCATTACAGTTAAACCTAATCATCATAATTACATAAGAAAATATTACATAGTGAGAAATGGTTTTTATTTGTCTTTTAAATATTTTAAAGAGACTAAAGGCTATTTTAATTTAAATGTATTAAGGGTAATGCATGAGTTTGTTTCTGTTATTTTCTATGAAAAAGATAAAATAAGAAAAATTAAATATATGCTTAAAGGTTTGCTCGATGCTGTAAGGGGGAAACTAGGTGATATTAAATAA
- a CDS encoding YjbF family lipoprotein produces MIRKKSQHFIRTLWIVLFLSACSQQQAQVRQVVGLAIWGTKGVSVTPEQVARIPYASAYLKLGKLPRAFVVLAFAENQQLKWLSADKGIVTTSLGGRLIKTQDLGEDILRVTNLAQDPLTLGLLNPDTPKQWHTRISWRLVFRGGYEVQSRFKRIGNETVTILDKPRQLVRFDEQITVPALNKSYTNHYWLDPVGGQVIKSLQYMGPDMDLVEFTLLKPYAK; encoded by the coding sequence ATGATACGAAAAAAATCGCAGCACTTTATTCGCACTTTATGGATTGTTCTCTTCCTTTCTGCGTGTTCACAGCAGCAGGCACAAGTAAGGCAAGTTGTCGGGCTGGCTATCTGGGGGACGAAGGGGGTCTCTGTCACGCCTGAACAGGTTGCCCGAATTCCTTATGCTTCCGCCTATCTGAAGTTGGGTAAATTGCCGAGGGCTTTTGTGGTACTGGCTTTTGCGGAAAATCAGCAACTGAAGTGGCTCTCGGCTGATAAAGGTATCGTAACGACCTCACTAGGGGGCCGCCTGATAAAAACCCAAGATCTGGGGGAGGATATCCTGCGGGTCACCAATCTTGCGCAAGACCCGCTGACATTGGGGTTGCTGAACCCGGATACGCCAAAACAGTGGCATACACGCATAAGCTGGCGTTTGGTATTCCGCGGCGGATATGAGGTGCAGTCTCGATTTAAACGTATCGGTAATGAAACCGTGACTATCCTGGATAAGCCCCGCCAGCTGGTACGTTTTGACGAACAGATCACCGTTCCTGCTCTCAACAAGTCTTACACCAACCACTATTGGCTTGACCCTGTAGGTGGTCAAGTTATCAAGAGCCTTCAGTATATGGGACCTGATATGGATTTGGTTGAATTCACCCTGTTAAAGCCGTATGCAAAATAG
- a CDS encoding metal ABC transporter permease, with amino-acid sequence MTLFHLLTEPFNDFGFMRRALVGCVALTFSAAPLGCFLLLRRMSLVGDALSHAVLPGVAIGYLISGMSLVAMGIGGFIAGLAVAMMSGLVSRHTELKEDASFAGFYLGSLALGVTLVSLRGSSVDLLHVLFGSILAIDQQALLVIGGITTCSVLILTIIYRALVIESFDVTFLRIFSIRTRAVIHALFLSLVVLNLVAGFQLLGTLMAVGMMMLPAACARFWTQRLATMLTLAVTLGSIASVIGLFWSYYANLPAGPAVILTATLFFCISVFFGSNGGMLRTRY; translated from the coding sequence ATGACGTTATTCCATCTGCTAACCGAGCCGTTCAACGACTTCGGTTTTATGCGCCGGGCATTGGTTGGTTGTGTGGCATTAACTTTCAGTGCTGCTCCATTGGGTTGCTTTTTGTTGTTACGTCGCATGAGCCTGGTGGGTGATGCCCTGTCCCATGCGGTACTGCCCGGCGTGGCTATCGGGTATCTCATTTCCGGCATGTCGCTGGTAGCGATGGGGATTGGCGGGTTTATTGCCGGGCTGGCGGTTGCCATGATGTCTGGGCTGGTCAGTCGTCACACCGAATTGAAGGAAGATGCCAGCTTCGCCGGATTTTATCTTGGTTCACTGGCGCTGGGTGTGACGCTGGTTTCCTTACGCGGTTCAAGCGTCGATCTACTACATGTGCTGTTTGGCTCCATTCTGGCGATTGACCAGCAGGCCTTGCTGGTCATCGGCGGCATTACCACATGTTCAGTGTTGATACTGACCATCATTTATCGGGCGCTGGTGATAGAATCCTTCGATGTTACATTCCTGCGAATTTTCTCTATCCGCACTCGCGCCGTGATCCACGCGCTGTTCTTATCGCTGGTGGTACTCAACCTGGTCGCCGGATTCCAACTGCTCGGCACCCTGATGGCAGTCGGCATGATGATGTTGCCTGCCGCCTGTGCCCGTTTCTGGACGCAACGGCTGGCCACGATGCTGACGCTGGCCGTTACACTGGGCAGTATCGCCAGCGTGATCGGCCTGTTCTGGTCTTACTATGCCAATTTACCTGCCGGACCAGCAGTGATACTCACCGCCACCTTATTCTTTTGTATTTCGGTATTTTTTGGTTCCAATGGCGGCATGTTACGTACCCGCTATTGA
- a CDS encoding ABC transporter ATP-binding protein yields the protein MIALHSLSFGYRGLPALGTLNGCFDRGSLTAIVGANGCGKSTLLKTLTGLLPPLAGHFCLAPEARKHIGYLPQLSEFDRQFPISVSDLVLMGCMPHCGMFGRISKHWRQQATQALDTVGMLPFSHHRIGTLSGGQLQRILFARLLVMQSPLILLDEPFTGIDTQTTTALLRVIQQLHKEGRTILAVLHDLDLVENHFPRVLMLNAEDPRWGDCHELLSAPASPLPGVPSLRVVQ from the coding sequence ATGATTGCATTACATTCACTTTCATTTGGCTATCGCGGTCTGCCCGCTTTGGGAACACTCAACGGCTGTTTTGACCGCGGTTCGCTGACCGCTATCGTCGGTGCCAATGGGTGCGGAAAATCTACGCTGCTGAAGACACTGACCGGCTTGCTACCGCCACTGGCCGGGCATTTTTGTCTGGCCCCGGAAGCCAGAAAGCACATCGGTTATTTACCACAGCTGTCGGAATTTGATCGCCAGTTTCCCATTAGTGTCAGCGATTTAGTGCTGATGGGCTGCATGCCGCACTGCGGTATGTTTGGCCGCATTTCCAAACACTGGCGGCAGCAGGCGACGCAGGCTCTCGACACCGTTGGCATGTTACCCTTTTCCCATCATCGCATCGGCACATTATCCGGCGGTCAGCTACAACGCATTCTGTTTGCTCGCCTGCTGGTGATGCAATCCCCGCTTATTCTGCTGGACGAACCGTTCACCGGGATCGATACCCAAACCACCACAGCACTACTGCGGGTTATTCAACAATTACACAAAGAAGGCCGTACGATTCTGGCGGTATTGCACGATCTGGATTTGGTGGAAAACCACTTTCCCCGCGTGTTGATGCTAAATGCGGAAGACCCTCGCTGGGGCGATTGCCATGAATTGCTGAGCGCTCCCGCTTCCCCGCTACCGGGCGTGCCATCATTAAGGGTGGTGCAATGA
- a CDS encoding metal ABC transporter substrate-binding protein has protein sequence MKRSALVIALSGLLLSPLAMAKNLDVVASFSVLGDMVSQIGGEHVTVTDLVQPNGDPHEFEPSPKDSKTLASANVVFVSGLGLEGWMNRLIKASGYKGPVVTASTGIHRLKMDEDGKTVTDPHAWNNMGNGIVYAHNIIDALVKADPQNADYYRQHGESYVQQLQKLDDYAKKTFASIPKEKRKVLTSHDAFGYFSAAYGVTFLAPMGYSTESEASSQTVAKLITQIKQEHVKSYFIENQTDPRLVKQIANASGAKPGGELFPEALTDSNGPAPTYTAAFKHNVDTIAASMK, from the coding sequence ATGAAACGTTCTGCTCTGGTTATAGCGCTGTCCGGTTTACTGCTCAGTCCATTGGCGATGGCAAAAAATCTGGATGTTGTGGCGAGTTTTTCTGTATTGGGCGATATGGTCAGCCAGATTGGCGGCGAGCACGTCACCGTTACCGATTTAGTGCAGCCAAATGGTGATCCACATGAATTTGAACCCTCCCCCAAAGACAGCAAAACACTGGCCAGCGCCAACGTTGTTTTCGTCAGCGGACTGGGTCTGGAAGGATGGATGAATCGCCTGATCAAAGCGTCCGGCTATAAAGGGCCGGTTGTTACCGCATCCACTGGCATTCATCGTCTGAAAATGGATGAAGATGGTAAAACCGTAACGGATCCACACGCCTGGAACAACATGGGCAATGGGATTGTCTATGCTCACAATATCATTGATGCACTAGTGAAGGCTGATCCGCAAAACGCGGATTATTATCGCCAACACGGGGAAAGTTATGTTCAGCAATTACAAAAACTGGATGATTATGCCAAGAAAACCTTCGCCAGCATTCCTAAAGAAAAACGCAAGGTACTGACCAGCCACGATGCTTTCGGCTATTTTTCCGCCGCTTATGGTGTGACGTTCCTGGCGCCAATGGGTTATTCCACCGAGTCGGAAGCCAGTAGCCAGACAGTCGCCAAGCTGATTACTCAAATTAAGCAGGAGCACGTGAAAAGTTACTTTATTGAAAATCAGACCGATCCGCGGCTGGTGAAACAGATTGCCAATGCCAGTGGTGCGAAGCCGGGTGGTGAATTGTTCCCGGAAGCCCTGACCGATAGCAATGGACCGGCACCCACTTATACCGCCGCGTTTAAACACAATGTGGACACCATTGCCGCCAGCATGAAATAA
- a CDS encoding capsule biosynthesis GfcC family protein — MFKRITATLLLASSAASAATLTVHYADQAPRSIQLADGTRLAQFYTQQALPANVNWQTALITTPSYTEHAKAQGDDIQEQLYSLQNSWRNQDGDYAIAAWYLAETLKSVDIVGRIRTDLDPDRVRLFVNYNRPLVGQYSLYLTPYTETFSLFGLINLNIDIGTPHVFKDVKLKSGWSVDQYVQGYRWLPGADKNYGYLISGTGTWRKVPLAIWNRKHIEPAAGETLFVGFDPTILPENMSSLNDQIADYLANRIPH, encoded by the coding sequence ATGTTTAAACGTATAACTGCCACCCTGCTGCTAGCGAGCAGTGCCGCAAGTGCTGCGACATTGACCGTTCATTATGCTGATCAGGCTCCTCGTTCCATTCAACTGGCAGATGGTACTCGTTTGGCGCAGTTTTACACGCAGCAGGCGCTACCCGCGAATGTAAACTGGCAAACGGCTTTGATTACGACACCTTCCTATACCGAACACGCTAAGGCGCAGGGGGATGATATTCAGGAGCAACTATATTCGCTACAGAATTCATGGCGTAATCAGGATGGCGATTATGCTATTGCCGCCTGGTACTTGGCCGAAACCCTGAAGAGTGTGGACATTGTCGGACGTATCAGGACGGATCTGGACCCGGATCGAGTACGACTTTTTGTAAACTATAATCGCCCGCTGGTTGGACAGTATTCCTTGTATTTGACGCCTTATACCGAAACGTTCTCGTTGTTCGGTTTGATCAATTTGAATATTGATATCGGTACGCCACATGTATTCAAGGATGTGAAACTGAAGTCCGGCTGGTCTGTTGACCAGTATGTTCAGGGGTATCGTTGGCTACCGGGTGCCGATAAAAATTACGGTTATCTCATCAGCGGCACCGGAACCTGGCGCAAAGTGCCATTGGCTATATGGAACCGGAAACATATTGAGCCCGCTGCGGGAGAAACGCTATTTGTTGGCTTCGATCCCACGATACTGCCTGAAAACATGTCATCCCTGAATGACCAGATTGCTGACTATCTTGCTAACCGGATTCCACATTAA
- a CDS encoding gluconate:H+ symporter produces the protein MPLLIVCIGIVVLLILIMKLKLNTFVSLLIVAFGVALALGIPFNGVIKSIETGLGGTLGHIALIFGVGAMLGKLIADAGGAHRIAVTLIHKFGERHIQWAVVISSFIVGIALFFEVGLVLLIPILFTISRQLNVSILHLGIPMAAALLVTHGFLPPHPGPTMIAGEYGADIGTVLLYGILVGAPVVVLAGPVFNRVAKVIVPEGFKKTGNIDSLGTLKNFQLEDTPGFKISIFTAMLPVILMSIATIVSMIQQETGLVDNSALALIKLLGNASVAMVISLLFAIYSMGLSRGIAMKDLMASCGVAAANIGIMLLIIGGGGAFKQVLIDGGVGKYVAELFSGSSASPILLAWSVAAILRISLGSATVAAISTAGLVIPTLAQSHANLALVTLATGAGSAIASHVNDAGFWMIKEYFGLTMKETFATWTLLSTIVSVAGLALILLLDMVV, from the coding sequence ATGCCACTGCTTATTGTTTGCATCGGTATCGTTGTTCTGCTTATTTTAATTATGAAGTTAAAATTAAATACTTTTGTTTCATTGCTTATTGTGGCCTTTGGGGTTGCACTGGCTCTGGGGATCCCTTTTAACGGTGTCATTAAATCAATCGAAACCGGGTTGGGGGGAACTCTGGGCCATATTGCACTTATTTTCGGCGTCGGGGCCATGTTGGGAAAACTGATTGCTGACGCAGGGGGCGCGCACCGTATTGCGGTAACCTTGATCCATAAATTTGGTGAACGTCATATTCAGTGGGCCGTGGTTATTTCCTCCTTTATTGTCGGCATCGCGCTATTTTTCGAAGTCGGCCTGGTACTGCTGATTCCCATATTATTCACTATTTCCCGGCAACTGAATGTTTCTATTCTTCATTTGGGAATACCTATGGCGGCGGCGCTATTAGTGACTCACGGCTTTCTGCCGCCGCATCCCGGCCCGACCATGATTGCCGGTGAATATGGCGCGGATATTGGTACGGTGCTGCTTTACGGTATTCTTGTCGGCGCACCGGTTGTCGTGTTGGCCGGCCCGGTATTCAACCGAGTGGCGAAAGTCATTGTGCCAGAAGGCTTCAAAAAAACCGGAAATATTGATTCACTGGGAACACTCAAAAATTTCCAGTTGGAGGATACACCGGGATTTAAGATCAGTATTTTTACCGCCATGTTGCCGGTAATATTAATGTCGATAGCGACCATCGTTTCCATGATTCAACAGGAAACCGGGTTGGTGGATAATTCTGCGCTGGCATTAATTAAACTGCTGGGGAATGCTTCTGTCGCGATGGTGATTTCGTTGCTGTTCGCCATCTATTCCATGGGCTTGTCCCGGGGAATAGCGATGAAAGATCTGATGGCGTCGTGCGGTGTGGCGGCGGCTAATATCGGTATCATGCTGTTGATTATTGGCGGCGGTGGCGCGTTTAAGCAGGTACTGATTGATGGCGGTGTCGGGAAATATGTGGCTGAGCTATTTTCCGGCTCTTCGGCGTCCCCGATTCTGCTTGCCTGGAGTGTTGCGGCGATTCTGCGTATTTCTCTGGGATCTGCCACTGTGGCGGCCATCTCCACCGCCGGGCTGGTCATTCCGACCTTGGCGCAGAGTCATGCCAATCTGGCGCTGGTCACGTTGGCTACCGGGGCAGGCAGTGCGATAGCCTCTCACGTCAACGATGCGGGCTTTTGGATGATAAAAGAGTATTTCGGCCTGACTATGAAGGAGACGTTCGCTACCTGGACGCTGCTATCGACCATTGTTTCGGTTGCCGGACTGGCTCTGATTTTGCTGCTTGATATGGTGGTCTGA
- a CDS encoding YjbH domain-containing protein, which yields MPKKKESKLGCVTLAISSLLVSQARAASPLEDNLASQANPNDYYRPAGVSQGDFGGVGLLQMPTARMTDTGEFSANYRDNDQYRRYSISMQVLDWLEATIRYTDVRTRLYSNIESFSGQQSYKDKSFDVKARLWREDRLFPQVSIGFRDIAGNGLFDSEYVVGSKRFGAFDFTMGIGWGNMAQSGNISNPFCSVSNSFCSRDDSFSGQGGQFEVKNFFHGPAAVFGGIEYQTPWDPLRLKLEYDSNDYSNEFAGRIHQDSPINVGLVYRLGDALDTSLSWERGNTLMWGITLRTNFNKLRPHYLHNEMPVYAPVQDKQGGTNWNQVATELHDKAGYGQADIYADSRQVTLVASQDKYRNMDEASQRAAIVLANHVPASVSEYHIVTKNQELPIGSVYVDANALRQQQTASTPLGQPEPEALYREPTYGIQGQQVLNTVPKRFSFSIDPSLTQSLGGPESFYMYQLAANASGHVYLNDNWSVDGSVLVNIINNYDKFNYETPPSDGTSLPRVRTWIREYVTSSDVLLTNLQLNRRDQLAQGWYSQIYGGYLEMMYAGVGGEVLYRPYGRSWAVGLDINYVKQRDWNDTLRLADYDVVTGHLTTYWELPFLKGGLAKISFGRYLAGDKGVTLDLSRRFDSGIVVGAYVTKTNVSAAEYGEGSFTKGIYVSIPFDLFFLNPTTSRGMVGWTPLTRDGGQMLERQSTLYGITSTQ from the coding sequence ATGCCTAAGAAAAAAGAATCTAAACTGGGTTGCGTGACGTTGGCAATCAGCAGCCTGTTGGTGTCGCAAGCTCGAGCCGCCAGCCCTCTGGAAGATAACCTGGCCAGCCAGGCGAACCCAAACGACTACTATCGACCGGCAGGTGTCTCCCAGGGCGATTTTGGTGGTGTCGGTTTATTGCAAATGCCCACAGCACGTATGACGGATACTGGCGAGTTCAGTGCTAACTATCGTGATAACGATCAATATCGCCGCTATTCGATCTCCATGCAGGTATTGGACTGGCTGGAAGCGACGATACGCTATACCGATGTACGTACCCGACTCTATAGCAACATTGAAAGCTTTAGTGGCCAACAGTCATATAAGGATAAGAGTTTTGACGTAAAGGCCCGGTTATGGCGGGAAGATAGGCTGTTTCCTCAGGTTTCCATCGGTTTTCGCGATATCGCGGGTAACGGGCTGTTTGACAGTGAATATGTGGTGGGCAGTAAGCGCTTTGGGGCTTTTGATTTCACTATGGGCATCGGCTGGGGAAACATGGCCCAGAGCGGCAATATCTCCAATCCGTTCTGTTCAGTGTCCAACAGTTTTTGTTCTCGGGACGATAGTTTCAGCGGACAGGGCGGTCAGTTTGAGGTGAAGAACTTTTTCCACGGCCCCGCTGCGGTATTTGGTGGCATTGAGTATCAAACGCCATGGGATCCGTTACGTCTGAAGCTGGAATACGATAGTAATGACTACAGTAACGAGTTTGCTGGGCGTATTCATCAGGATTCTCCGATTAATGTTGGTCTGGTGTATCGACTTGGGGATGCGCTGGATACGTCGCTTTCCTGGGAGCGTGGTAATACGTTGATGTGGGGCATCACGTTGCGTACTAATTTCAATAAGCTCCGGCCTCATTATTTGCACAATGAGATGCCCGTTTACGCACCGGTACAGGATAAACAAGGTGGTACAAACTGGAATCAGGTAGCGACAGAGCTGCATGATAAAGCGGGCTATGGGCAGGCGGATATTTATGCAGATAGCAGACAGGTAACGCTGGTGGCCAGTCAGGACAAATACCGGAATATGGATGAGGCGTCACAGCGGGCGGCGATAGTGCTGGCAAACCATGTGCCGGCCAGCGTTAGCGAATACCATATTGTGACGAAGAATCAAGAACTGCCAATTGGTAGTGTATATGTTGATGCTAATGCGCTGCGCCAGCAGCAGACGGCCTCGACCCCGCTGGGGCAACCCGAGCCGGAAGCATTATACCGTGAGCCGACGTATGGGATTCAGGGGCAGCAAGTGCTGAATACGGTTCCCAAACGGTTCAGCTTCTCTATCGACCCGTCGCTCACGCAGTCTCTGGGCGGACCAGAATCCTTTTATATGTATCAGTTAGCGGCCAATGCTTCCGGGCATGTCTATCTTAACGACAACTGGAGTGTTGATGGCTCGGTGTTGGTTAACATCATCAATAATTACGATAAGTTCAACTATGAGACGCCTCCGAGTGATGGTACCTCACTACCTCGTGTACGCACCTGGATACGTGAATATGTCACTTCATCAGATGTGTTGTTGACCAATCTACAGTTGAACCGCCGTGACCAGTTGGCTCAGGGGTGGTATAGCCAGATATATGGTGGCTATCTGGAGATGATGTATGCCGGCGTTGGTGGTGAAGTATTGTATCGCCCATATGGACGGAGCTGGGCAGTTGGGCTGGATATAAACTATGTCAAGCAGCGTGACTGGAATGATACTCTGAGACTGGCTGATTATGATGTTGTAACTGGGCACTTGACGACTTATTGGGAGTTGCCATTCCTGAAAGGCGGGTTGGCGAAGATCAGCTTCGGACGTTACCTGGCCGGTGATAAAGGTGTTACGCTGGATCTGTCGCGACGATTTGATAGTGGTATTGTCGTAGGGGCCTATGTGACGAAAACAAATGTTAGTGCAGCAGAATACGGTGAAGGCAGCTTCACCAAAGGTATCTATGTTTCTATTCCGTTTGATCTGTTCTTCCTGAATCCAACTACCAGTCGTGGTATGGTGGGCTGGACGCCTCTAACGCGTGACGGTGGGCAGATGCTGGAGCGTCAAAGCACGTTGTACGGTATCACCAGCACTCAATGA